AGGACCATGGCGATGACAGCGCGGATCAGCCGGGTCCGGAGTTCACGAAGGTGATCCAGAAGGGGCATGCGCCCTTCCGGGTTGGGAGCCGGGCGTCCGCGGTGCCTCGGGCCGGTGGTGGAGGTCACCGCTGTGGGGGGTGCCGGAGTGCCGGGCTACTCAGAGCTCGGTGCGGTTCGGCTCGTCCGACCGCGTCGACGGCGGCGGCGCCGCGTCATCGTTGGAGGTGACCTCGCGGGGCGCTTCCTTCTTCTCGTCGTCGTCGCTGATCGTCTTCTTGAAGATCTTCAGGGACTGACCGACCGACTTCGCCGTCTCGGGAAGGCGCTTCGCACCGAACAGCAGGACGACGATCACGAGGATCAACGTCAGTTCCAGCGGGCCAAGGTTGCCCATGTGTCGGCTCTCCAAGTTCGGGGACGCGTACCTGTACCTGAGAGTACTCCTCAGACGCCGGGCTGGAGAGAAGTCCGAAATGTCTCCCCATCGAACGGTCGGATATTTAGCCGACCGGCCAATCAGCCACGACGAGTGGGACTCGCAGGACGCAGATGCTAATCGCGGCGCGTGGGCAGACGCTGCGCCGCCACGTCCAACTGGGTGCTCGCGTCGGCCAGCTCGTCGGCGACCCGCCCGACCTCACGGCCGAGCTCCTTCACCAGGCGCCACAGGCGCAGGGTGGGCACGACGAGCACCAACAGACCCAGGACGCCACAGACGACCCAGACAGCGACCAGCATCCGGGCAGGCTAGCCGACGGCCGGCCGACCGTCAGCCGACGGTCCGCACCGCGGGCACCCGGCGGGCCAGCAGGGCCCCGGCGACGTCCTTGGTCGCCTCGCGACGCACCCGTTGGCCGCAGTCCGGGCAGGCGAACGTGTAGTAGGAGGCCCCGGGGGCGCTCACGACCACCAGGCGCACGTCCCGCGGCGGCACGCGGACGTGGCCGCAGTCCGGGCAGGTGACCTTGAGCGGGGCCGGCGGGGCCGGCTTCTCCGGCTCGATCACGCTGCACCTCCACCCGCCGCGTAGTGCTCCAGTGCCGCCGCCGCGGTGGCGCGCACGCGGTCGGCGAGCTCCGGCGGGTCCACCAGTGTCGCGGACGGGCCGAGCCGCATGGCGAGGCGGACCATCCACTCCGGATCCCCGCTGCGCAGGCGCACGTAGCGGCGGCCGTCCGGGAGCTCGGTGACCTCGTCACACGGGTAGTACTCGGTCACCCAGAGCGCCTCGCGCTCCAGCTCCAGGCCGGCGACGGTGTCGTTCGGCGACGGCGAGAACAGGCCCGAGTCGAGGTCGTGGGCGACGGCGTCGGCCGGAACCTCCGCGGGGACGTCGAGCACCTCGAGCGCGACGACGCGGTCGAGCCGGAACAGCCGGACGTCCTCCGCCCGGTGGCACCAGCCCTCCAGGTAGGTCCGGCCGTCGACCAGCGCCAGACGCATGGGGTCGACGTCGCGCTCGGTGGTCTCGTCACGGCCGGGGACGTAGTAGCGCAGGTGCAGGCGCCGCTGCTCGGCGAGCGCGCGCCGGGCGTCGGCGAGGACGCGCTCGTCCGGCTGCGGCCCGACGTCGACACCGACCTTCTCGTCGGCCTTGCCGGCGGCCGCCCCGGCGACCTCCTGCAGCTTCGCCATGGCCTTGTCGAGCGCGACGCGGTCGTGCGTGCCGGGCAGGGCCGCGAGCAGGCGCAGCCCGACCAGCAGCGTCGCGACCTCCTCCGGGCCGAGGCGCAGCGGCCGGGCGATCGTGTCGGCGTTGCCCAGGTAGACCAGCCCGTCCTCCCAGTCGGCCTCGATGAGGTCGTCGGGCAGGTGCCCGGGCAGGCCGCACACGAAGAGCAGCAGCAGGTCCTTCTCGAGCTGATGGACGGTGATGCCGGCGTCCCGCGCGGCCTGCTCCATCGGGATGCCCTGCCGGTTCAGCAGGTACGGCACGAGGGCGAGCAGGCGCGACAGCCGCTCCGAGGCTCCCTGGCTCACGCGACACCCGCCAGGGCACGCAGCCGGGCCACGACGCCGTCGCGCACCTCGTCCGGACCGTCCACGACCACCGCGGCGCCGTACGAGACCAGCTCCTCGACGAGGGTCTCGGCGCTGGTGAACTCGACGTGCAGGGTGTCCCACTCGCCCCCGGTCTCGGCGGCGAGGGCGATCGAGCCGGCCCGGGAGCGCAGGCCGTAGGCCGACCCGGGCCGGGCCCGGACGACCGCGGTCTCCCGCGGGGCGGCGGGCATCATCCGGCGCAGCTCCTCGCGGATGTCGACCTCGGGCGGCTTGACGACCGAGCCGGGCGCGCCGGTGACCTTGATCGGGCCGGTGATCCGCGAGAGCCGGAACACCCGGGAGGCCTGCCGGTCGACGTCGAAGCCGACCAGGTACCACTTGCCGTTGCGCACCCCGAGGCCCCACGGCTCGACGCGGCGCCGAGCCGGGGTGTCCGACGGCGGGGTCCGGTAGTCGAAGCTGACCGGCCGGCCCTCGAAGGAGGCCGACCAGAGCGGCTGCAGGGCGGGGTCGTCGCCGACGCGCGGCTCGAGGCCGGCCATCGCCGTCTCGTCGGGGTCGACACCGGCGGCGCGCAGTTTCAGCAGCGCCGTTCCGGCCGCGTGGGAGAGCGACGCCTGGCGCCAGGCGCGGGCCGCGAGACCGAGGACCGCGAGCTCCTCCGGCGTGAACGTGACCTCGGGCAGGGCGTAGGCGCCGCGGTCGATCCGATAGCCGACCTCGTCGCCGAACAGCGCCTCGTGCGTGCCGGTCTCCAGCGGGATCCCGAGCTCGCGCAGCTCGTCCTTGTCCCGCTCGAACATGCGCTCAAAGGCCTCGACGGTGGGGCACTCCGCGTACGCGGTCACCGCCGCGCGGATCTGCTCCTTGGTGAGGAACCGACGCGCGGCCAGCAGGCAGATCGTCAGGTTGAGCAGGCGCTCGGTGCGCTTCGCCGACATGGTCGCGTCCTCCTCCCGGATCAATCCCGGATCGATCCCGGACCGGTCCCGGATCGGTCCCGGATCGCTGAACGGTACCCGGCGGGGAGAACCGGTCGGCGGACCCACGCCTGTACCGTTCCGGGCGTGATCCACTGGCGGCGGGCCCGTGTGCACCGGGTGATCCGGGAGTGGCAGGGCGCGGTCGAACTCGAGGTCGCTCTCCTCCCCGCCGACGGTCGATCCGCGGGCGCCCCGGAGGACACCGGCACCCTGCGCGCGCTGGCCTATCCGGCACTCGTCGGTCGCCCCGAACCGGGCGACGAGGTGCTGCTCAACGCCGGTGCGCTGGTGCGCAACCTCGGCACCGGCGGGTACGCCCCGGTCGTCGCCGTGCCGGACCGGCTCCCCCCGGATCCCGGGGCGGACGGCCACCTCGTGAAGGCGCGGTACACCCCACTGCAGGCACTCGTGGCGGGCGCGGACGAGCAGGGCTCGGCGCACCACGACGTCCTGCGGGACGCGGACTCCCTCGCCGGGATGCCGGTCGTCACCGCGGACCTGCACTCCGCGCTGCCGGCGATCTGCGTTGCGGCCGCCGCGGACCGGCCGGGCGTGCGGATCGCCTTCGTCATGACCGACGGCGGCGCCCTGCCGGCCTGGTTCTCCCGCACCGTCGACGGACTGCGCCGGGCGGGCCTGCTCGTCGGGACGGTCACCACGGGGCAGTCCTTCGGCGGCGACCTGGAGTGCGTCTCGCTGCACTCGGGCCTGCTGGCCGCACGCCTCGTCCTCGACGCCGACATCGCCGTCGTCGCGCCCGGGCCCGGGAACCTGGGCACCGGCACACGCTGGGGCTTCTCCGGCGTCGCGGCGGGTGACGCCGTGAACGCCGCCGCCGTCCTGGGCGGCCGCCCCGTCGCGTCGCTGCGCGTCTCCGCCGCCGACCCGCGCGAGCGCCACCGCGGCGTCTCGCACCACAGCCTGACCGCCTACGGCCGCGTGGCCCTGGTGCCGGCGGACGTCCCCGTCCCGGACCTGCCCGGGGAGTTCGGGGACCGCGTCCGCGCCCAGTGCGCCGCCCTCGGTGAGCGGCACCGCCTGGTGCCGGTCGACCTCACCGGCCTGCCCGAGGCCCTGGCCGCGAGCCCGGTGGCCCTGTCCAGCATGGGCCGCGGGCTCGACGACGACCCGGCGTGCTTCCTCGCCGCGGCCGCCGCCGGCCGCTGGGCGGCCGGCCTGAGCGGTGAGGTCGACTAGGCCTTCGGCGGCGTGTTGTACGCGCCGAGGATGTCGACGACGAAGACGAGGGTGTCGGTGCCCTTGATGTCCGCGCCGGCGTTGCCCTCCTTGCCGTAGCCCAGGTTCGGCGGGATCACCAGCAGCACGCGGCTGCCGACCCGCTGGCCGGCCAGGCCCTTGACCCAGCCCTCGATGACGCCGGGCTCCCCGGTCTGCGGGTCGGTGCCGGCGACGCGGGCCGCGAACGGGCCGCGGTCGGGCTTCCAGGAACTGTCGAAGGTGACGCCGTTGCGCCAGATGACGCCCGTGTACTGGGCGACGATCTCCTGACCTTCCTGGACCTTCGCGCCCTTGCCGACGAGCAGCGGCTCGGCGACCAGGCCCTTGGGCGGGTCGTTCTTCGGGATCGTGATCTTCGGGTTCTTGCCCGCGGTGACCTTGGGCAGGTTCGCGGCCAGGCCGGTCTTCGGCGCGGTGCCGTCGATCAGGGCGTCCTTGGCGAACGCGTCGAGGATGTCGAAGACGAAGACCAGGCTGTCCGTGGGCTCGATGCCGATCTGCGGGTTGCCCTGCTCACCGAAGCCGTCGGCCGGCGGGGTCACCAGGACGACGCGGGAGCCGACCTTGACGCCCGGCAGCTTCTTCGCGACGCCGGGGACGATCTCGTCGATCGACGCGATCAGGACGCGCTTGGCCGAGAACGTGTCGACGTAGGGCGGGATCTCCTTGCCGTCCTTGCTCCAGACCTGGCTCTTGAGGTCCGCGACCAGCATGTCGCCGGCGCCGAGCGGACGGCCCTTGCCCTCGGTGAGCACCTGGAGCTCGGACTCCTTCGGCGGCGCCGTGTTCGAGGTGATCTCCGGGACGACGCCGACCTCCGCGCTGGAGACCGTCGGGAACGCGAACGGCTTGTCGTCGTCCCCGCCGCACGCGGCGGGCAGGGTCAGGGCGGTCAGGAGCGGGATCAGCATCAGAAGTCGGCGCACCCGCGAAGCCTAGGTGCGCGACCTTGGCGTCCCGTCAGGTGGTCGCCTTGCCGTAGACACCGAGGATGTCGATGACGAACACGAGGGTGTCCGTGCCCTTGATGCCGCCCTCGGGGTTACCGGCCTTGCCGTAGCCGTACTTCGGCGGGACGACGAGCAGGATCCGGGAGCCGACCCGCTCCCCCACGAGCGACTTGACCCAGCCCTCGATGACGCCCGACTCCCCGGTCTGGGGGTCGGACTTGGCGATCCGCGCCGCGAACGGGTGGCGACCCTTCTCCCAGGAGGAGTCGAAGACCTTCCCGTCGCGCCAGAGCACGCCGACGTACTGGGCGAGGATCGTCTCGCCCTCGGCGATCTTGGCGCCGGAGCCCTGCCGCAGCAGCCGCTCGACCAGGTCGGCCGGGGCGGCGCTCTTCGGCACCGTGATCCTCGGGTTCCGGTCGCCGGTCACGGTGGGCAGCGCGGGGTCCGGGGCGAGCGAGACCGGCTTGCCGGTGGCCATCGTCCCCGGTGCGACCGAGTCCAGCACGTCGAGCACGAACATCAGGGTGTCGTCGGGGAAGATCCCGACCCCGGAGTTGCCCTGGTCGCCGAAGCCGTCCGCGGGCGGGGCGACGATCAGGACGCGGGAGCCGACCTTCACCCCGGGCAGCACCTTCTCCCAGGCGGGAACGACGCTGTCGACCGGGCG
This window of the Sporichthya brevicatena genome carries:
- the tatA gene encoding twin-arginine translocase TatA/TatE family subunit, with amino-acid sequence MGNLGPLELTLILVIVVLLFGAKRLPETAKSVGQSLKIFKKTISDDDEKKEAPREVTSNDDAAPPPSTRSDEPNRTEL
- a CDS encoding WYL domain-containing protein, with product MSQGASERLSRLLALVPYLLNRQGIPMEQAARDAGITVHQLEKDLLLLFVCGLPGHLPDDLIEADWEDGLVYLGNADTIARPLRLGPEEVATLLVGLRLLAALPGTHDRVALDKAMAKLQEVAGAAAGKADEKVGVDVGPQPDERVLADARRALAEQRRLHLRYYVPGRDETTERDVDPMRLALVDGRTYLEGWCHRAEDVRLFRLDRVVALEVLDVPAEVPADAVAHDLDSGLFSPSPNDTVAGLELEREALWVTEYYPCDEVTELPDGRRYVRLRSGDPEWMVRLAMRLGPSATLVDPPELADRVRATAAAALEHYAAGGGAA
- a CDS encoding helix-turn-helix transcriptional regulator, with amino-acid sequence MSAKRTERLLNLTICLLAARRFLTKEQIRAAVTAYAECPTVEAFERMFERDKDELRELGIPLETGTHEALFGDEVGYRIDRGAYALPEVTFTPEELAVLGLAARAWRQASLSHAAGTALLKLRAAGVDPDETAMAGLEPRVGDDPALQPLWSASFEGRPVSFDYRTPPSDTPARRRVEPWGLGVRNGKWYLVGFDVDRQASRVFRLSRITGPIKVTGAPGSVVKPPEVDIREELRRMMPAAPRETAVVRARPGSAYGLRSRAGSIALAAETGGEWDTLHVEFTSAETLVEELVSYGAAVVVDGPDEVRDGVVARLRALAGVA
- a CDS encoding DUF3866 family protein, with the translated sequence MIHWRRARVHRVIREWQGAVELEVALLPADGRSAGAPEDTGTLRALAYPALVGRPEPGDEVLLNAGALVRNLGTGGYAPVVAVPDRLPPDPGADGHLVKARYTPLQALVAGADEQGSAHHDVLRDADSLAGMPVVTADLHSALPAICVAAAADRPGVRIAFVMTDGGALPAWFSRTVDGLRRAGLLVGTVTTGQSFGGDLECVSLHSGLLAARLVLDADIAVVAPGPGNLGTGTRWGFSGVAAGDAVNAAAVLGGRPVASLRVSAADPRERHRGVSHHSLTAYGRVALVPADVPVPDLPGEFGDRVRAQCAALGERHRLVPVDLTGLPEALAASPVALSSMGRGLDDDPACFLAAAAAGRWAAGLSGEVD
- a CDS encoding FKBP-type peptidyl-prolyl cis-trans isomerase is translated as MRRLLMLIPLLTALTLPAACGGDDDKPFAFPTVSSAEVGVVPEITSNTAPPKESELQVLTEGKGRPLGAGDMLVADLKSQVWSKDGKEIPPYVDTFSAKRVLIASIDEIVPGVAKKLPGVKVGSRVVLVTPPADGFGEQGNPQIGIEPTDSLVFVFDILDAFAKDALIDGTAPKTGLAANLPKVTAGKNPKITIPKNDPPKGLVAEPLLVGKGAKVQEGQEIVAQYTGVIWRNGVTFDSSWKPDRGPFAARVAGTDPQTGEPGVIEGWVKGLAGQRVGSRVLLVIPPNLGYGKEGNAGADIKGTDTLVFVVDILGAYNTPPKA
- a CDS encoding FKBP-type peptidyl-prolyl cis-trans isomerase; translation: MRRAPTLLLAAALLLPAACGGGDEDGGGPNASRSVAPFAFPTVSETKPGAEPKIVSSTAPPDTTQSKVLFEGKGRPVGPDDVVVVRVKGQVWDTDGVDLPAFVNSFSTGQALIRPVDSVVPAWEKVLPGVKVGSRVLIVAPPADGFGDQGNSGVGIFPDDTLMFVLDVLDSVAPGTMATGKPVSLAPDPALPTVTGDRNPRITVPKSAAPADLVERLLRQGSGAKIAEGETILAQYVGVLWRDGKVFDSSWEKGRHPFAARIAKSDPQTGESGVIEGWVKSLVGERVGSRILLVVPPKYGYGKAGNPEGGIKGTDTLVFVIDILGVYGKATT